CATGTCTAGAACAAGTCCAACATAATATTCAAATTTGCAAACTCACTGTTTGATTGTCTTCATCACCACTGCTATCGTCAGAGGCACTCTCCCCATCTTCCCCTTTTCCACTTGGTACGGCACTGCTGACAGATGGCGGCCCACAACTAAGCACAAGGTATTCTTTCCTGCTCTTTGAGCTGTTTTCAATAATGATTCGAGGTtagttcatttttctttgatagGATTTTCATGAAGGCATGCATCCGTATTACTGTCCATCCGAATTACTGTGGCAGTGATCAGCCTTCATCCAGAACACAGATTATCATCACATACACAGTCTAAAGCACTTATTCCGCAACCGAAGcatatgaaaaatcaattgtTGAACAGCACATCTCTTGCTTGGACTTGTCATTAAACAGTCCctcaaagaaacagaaaaaggaaaacttgcCAATACAATAATAAGCAATTCTGGACATGATATTGATGAGATTCTTCATATAATCATGGACCAGCTTTATAAgctcaattttgccaattatcCCAGGCAACGTCAACCCATTAGTAAGAGAATGAACAAAGAGAGATTGACACGTGACAGCTAAAGTGTATTATGCGCACAtttgataatttcataaaaaaagattccacctatttagaaaataaacttAAAAGATTATTGACAGTAATTTCTCagaaatttatttatgttttgatAGGTGAGTGTATTCACTAAAGGGCACCAAGGGGTGGAAACCCACATACAAGAAGAGCTCAGAGCCAAAAGAGCTCAATTCCAATACAAATCATCTACAGTGTTCATTAAAGCATTTCCATCCACATGCAACTTTCCAACTCCcaataattacaaaagaaaaaaagggtgtTTCTCTCCAATGAAAGCCCACTTATTCTGCTCTCAGAAATTTTACTTTCGCAGATGACTTCCAAACAGCAGAATATATACTAAGATATGCACAACATATGCTGTTCCATTGATGTCAAACGCTAAAATAAGTTCTGGTAATGAATACCTGTGTGGGTAGTCAACCACCACACCACCTGCAAATCCAGCCCGCATAGCAGAACTCAAAATCAATTCACGCTGGGCTATACTTTCTGGATAAACTTGAAAAACTGCTCTTGCCCCCCTTGCTAAGCATCTATATAATGATCCAAAAAAtgccctaaaaaaaaatcaagacaaatGTCACTTGTAGGACATCCAAATAGGGACTAGAAGTTCTGcaagatagaaaagcagaaaagaaCATTTTTGatcatttaagaaaatcaaccaGTTATCATCCAAATGATGAGGAACATACTTCAATCTTAACCGTGGCTCGTGAGAGGACTTATCCGCATTGCATAACCACTGCATGACAAACGGATGTAGAATCAACAAACTAcagaaaagaaactaaaaaagatTTTAAGTAACCGAGCGTAGAAATGCAGAGAATTTCCAGAGAGTATTGCAAGATCATGAATTAAGAATGTTTACCATGCAAAATTGATGCACTGGATGCAAAGAAAATGTGCAGGAACAATATAACAATTACATCTTTATCCCCAGGGTACATTCCTTCGGTCTTTCAAACCCAATGCACAATTCTAGTTAACATTTCATGTGCACATCTTTACCCCCTACCGTGTCCACTAGACAACAAGTCATTCTATCACCTCATTTTGATGGTATCTAACTAGCAGATaaagggggaaagagagagttgTATCTATCAAAGGTGAAGCACGACAGTAGCTACTTCATATCTCTGCAGGGAACTTTTCAGAGTTGATTACAATATTAGCTGCTTCATCCTATCCATGTGGCCACAAGATAGATGCAAAATTAACTATGTTAACAGACATAGGTTCAATACGCAATGAATTTTAGTGAATGCAAGAGCTTAGGATTATAAGGATTTACAAATGCAGCTGCAAATGATTTAGGGGGCAGAACGCCGGCAAATCTTGAATTTAATGTTATCTTATCAAACATTACCAAGACAATTAATATAATCGGTCCTCCTTTAAAAGCGTAGTCTTCCATTGCCCAAGTACCTAGCAATATCCTCTAAAGTATAACAGCTAAATTGAAACAATTTTACTTGAGCTTGACAAGGGAAGATATCTTCTTTCATAGTCTAAAACAAGTATGCTCTTTTCGGTACTTACACTAAGGAACCCAATATTACAGAAGACCAACTGCTATTTGCTACTTTATGCACTATGAAGTGTGAGAATGGCAATTCTGGAGCTCCTAATAAAAATTAGCTCCATTAAGATCCAAGAAGAGAACTCCTATagaataaaaacattaaaatgatAATCAATTTAATGAACGCAATAAAATGAACCTGAACAGCAGAGATACTGATGGCTCCATCAATAACACCAGGTCTAAGTCCCAAGCCCTACAACACAATATTCACAATAAACCCAATGGCAAAGGAGTCAAATGTATGCAGGATGAACAATACCATTGAATGTGACAATCGACAAGGCCCAGTACAATATGCCAGCACAAAGTTCTTCAAAAATAGAGGAAGCAATCAAGCATGCATGCacatatactccacaacaacCAACATCACATTGGTGTTGCATGCGTTAAAATTCTGGCGAGCCTGTTAATCGTCTTCTTATTCACTGCCAGGTGTCCTTTGCTATTCAGACTATGGTTCAACGAAGGTGGAATCGCCTGGGTCATGCTAGAAATTGGAAGGGAGACGATTCTCAATGGAAATGGCATAAAGGAACTCAAACCTCTAAGAAGACTTCGGAATCCCTCCATTATCTAATTTGCGCAACTTATGGCTTGGAAGGAACATAAGGAATCTTGAAGGCTTGAAATCAAATCAGCAATAGTTGAATAGCCTTGTCCTAATTATTCCACAAAAAACAAACTGCTTATTATATGGCTAGgccttttatatttctattctgTTTTCTTTCTGTTGTTAGTTTCTGATTTATATAGCTCATGGATGCTCAATGAAAAATTTGTGCTCTTTCAATAAAACACCTCATATTAAGTAAAGAGAGAAATCATTGGCCACTAAAAGAATTAAAGGCGAAGTACGAGAATGAGCCCATTGCTGAATTTTCTCAGTTTCAGAAATAATACAGTTCAAAAACTTTAAACTGGTCGGTACCTGACCCATGTCGCCAAGCAAAAGATCACCTTCTGCCTCTCTCTCCAGGGCGATGTCTACATTTGAACAGGTAATGGAATATCAAAATATGAGCAGACTAGGAATCCCTTAAATCGATAGGTATTGAATTAACATACCAAGCATTGATGGGGAAATGTCCAAACCAATCCAGTTGTGTCCATTTTCTGATAGGGTCTCCCCACTCAATCCAGATCCACAACCTAGAAAGACCCAAATGTCAATACAACATGATCAACCATCATGAATCTCTGAGCATTACAGACACTGCTcatggggaaaaaagagaagaagtaaTAAAGCAAGGAAGAGAGAAGTAAGTATTCTCATCAAGCAGGTGCTCCTATCAAAGCTAAGAAAGTATAACTGAGCGATAAAGTTGCAAGCTGTAACTTAACAAGAGAAGTTGATCACTTCTTCATGCCTGATGACCTAAAACAGAAGACGCAGGAACCCGGCAAGCAAATTGACCCTGTCTCTTCATCAAGCAAAAAAGTTCACCCAATAGACAGGAGACATTCTTCAATACTCCAAATAGACGCTCCAATCATCAGTCACCCACATCAACATTTGATCTTTGTCTTCCGACGGGAAGTACTTCAGTCAAAGACAATGTGGTCACACTAGAGATAAGTTCTCTCACCAACACATCAATTCTCCACGAACGTCAATCGAGTCAACGTTCCCCTTAACAGGAAGCACACGTACAACAACACTTTCAACTCAAATTCAAGCACAACCCACTCAGCACTAGCAGAACTCAAGAGGGTACCAATATCAAGGAGTAATCTCGGAACGCCGTCGTCCGGCAAAGCAAGAAGCTCCAACGCCCTCTCCGACAGTTTAGCCTGCTTTTCCAAACCGACAAAAACCGCCGACAACCACGTTGGTCaggagaaccaaaaaaaaaaaaaaaaacgacacaCATAACGCGATTACGCGAGCAATGCGAATGAACGAAACCGCGCGGACCTGAATTTCGATGATGCGGGAAGACGAGGTGTACTTGCGAGCCTCGACGTCGTTGTAGAATATCTCGGGCGGCGCCTGTATTTCCGGTCGAGAAGCCATCGGCAGAGCGACCACCAGAAGAGGAAGCTACTCGCAAGCTGAGTTCCGGGTCGGACTTTTTCAGCTGAGCACCGCCGGCACTCGCTGACCGACCgtcctgagagagagagaaagagagagaagcggcGGCTGAGGCGGCGATACGGCGGCGGAGGTACAAACGGGAGAGGGAACTAGGGCTTTTCCTTGCTGGGGCTGGGGGCCTAACGAAACTGGTGCGCCAAAGgcaaattttttaccttttttcggATTTTGAGACGCGCCCgtatgggttttttttttgtttatttatttaataagaCTCGCctaaaactttatttaataataaatttaccgcaaaaTTCCAAATATGAACTCAAAAAGTACACTTATTTTCTCACATAAGGACTTCAAGTagatcttgtttcaaataagagacTGAAGTGATCATATCAGTCTTAAAATAAAGATCTTGAATggttatttattttaaataagagcctaGCCTTACTCATTCATCGGTCGACAAAAAATTTTGGCCAACTAGTGGTATTTTCCTCAaaacacaatttaaatttaaattatattagattaaaaattttaaaatgtgaacgtaaaaaaaaaaaaaaaaaaaaaacaacaacaaaggcGGGAGAAGCCTCTCTTGCCTATGGCTGCTATCCCATCACCAGCGAGGTTGCTGACCGAAGGCGAGGGCTAGTAGGCCCTCACCCCAAGACCCTCACCCCAACCTGAGCAAGAGCCGACGACTCTCGCTGACTAGGCgttggcaacccttgcccaatgCCCCCAAACCTTGCCTAGATCTAAGAGAGGATCGCTGCCCTCTCCCAACAAGTGTTGCCACCCCTCGCTCAATTGCCGTTGCCCCACCGGCGATGCGGTGACGGCCACAAGTAGGAGGGAGCCCTCCctcccatcttttttttcttaaattttttagtttgtttttatggaaaacaaggaaaaagaaaaagaaattaaaagatgaaattgcccCTTATCAAATAGTGAGTTGAGACATTTTTTTGAGACTGATATGACTACTTCATTGtcccttatttgaaaataatgtcaatttcaagacattgtttgagaaaatgagagtatTTGtagcctttatttgaaataatatctattttagacatttatttgagaaaataaggatATTTCAGacctttatttagaattttccctaaattttctCATGAAAAACACGTGTGTATGTATCTAAAATATCAAGGGACCCCACGTAATTATGGATGGATAAAACTATAATATAGAATAACCAAAGACAAATGCAAGTAATTGATGAACCTCTTATACTTTATGCATtcgaatttgaaaaatttatcgAGGATTTCGTAAATccctcatctttcttttttgactaaattaattatgtacggaaaataaattaaaatctaaaCATGTTAGCTTATATTTTATCAATCTCATTCTTTTCATTATGGATGTGCTCTTTTGTCAAGGGTGATTAGTTTTTGGGTTGGGCCGATTCCACCCTAAAATCGAGAATTGgagtgaattgaattgattagtTTCAGTctagtttaggattttgataatttcaatttctttatacataaaaggacaagaaaaattaaaaaaagaaaaaaatatcggTATGGCGGTCCTATAGCCTAGTTTCCCCCCATTTGTTCTCTAGCCACACCTTTTGGGATTGACTAAAAGAATAGCTATTTCATGTAGAGAAAATTAgggcttgtttgtttgtgttcttttttgttcctcggaacacaatttctatttttttgttccggggaataaaaaaagaatagaaacgcgtttgtttatactttttttcttaggaatagaaaatctatttttttttttttgttcctaggaacaaatttggaatagaaacaataaacaataaaaatttgtttcttgtttttggaaacACTTCCGAaaaacaattttctctctcctattttttccttcactttattttcttcttcttttttctttggttggtcGTCGGCTTCAGCCATGGTTGGCGACCGGCCatcgagggccggtgaccttgCCGAGCATTGCCGGCCCCTAGTGTAACAGCCCGAACCCTTCGGCGATCGCCACAAGCTCtgatgttacactttattacctttctttctttcgaacaagcgtcctaatttgcagacacatttttttttttaaaacgatcGGTCCCAatgcgactcatagcggaagcaaattaaacatcaccatctatccccctaccaattcatgatacaaatacacaccagctaaacattaggattttataaacaacttcgacactttgcttacatacatatatagcaAGATGGGATTTCTCTTGGGTCGatacaaaacaagaaaggctaggactctgccatgtcctgcctaaaatctcaaaaagaaacctcgacccctAACATCATACGTGCACAAAACCCTCCCATCGAAAGcgtcgactatctacatcaaaaagagatccagctcctactcatcgcgcagtctcacacccaacccggtgcatcaggtgaTGGCGGCGAcagcatccctcgcatagctccatcccgtcgaacgtgcacataaatgaactcttgtatgacagggcccccagccaggccgatatcatacatcacaagacatcgcactcggataaaagtcagtccgggaatagagggacaatctatctccgcacactcaacctctacatcagacGGTAGACCATAGAATACCCCCCGTgagacggcaggaagcggcatactgctaatctaaaatgttattccccaaaggGGTGAATACAACCattcagcagatagggaaatccaataacaacccaatgcatcatgcatatcatcatacatggCAGGCATTGCTTacctttttgatgtcatatgtattcatgcatcatcatatcatacatatcatcatcatcacaatgcatatcattatgcatatcaccatgcatatcatcatgcataccatatcataggtgatcatcataccacatcacatctcatcatcatcatgcatataatatcataggtgatcatcatatcacatcacatctcatcatcatcatgcatatcatatcatgggtgatcatcataccacatcacttctcatcatcatcatgcatatatcatcatgcatatcatatcatgggtgatcatcatatcacatcacttctcatcatcatcatgcatatatcatcatgcatatcatatcatgggtgatcatcataccacatcacatctcatcatcatcatgcatatatcatcatgcatatcatatcatgggtgatcatcatatcacatcacttctcatcatcatcatgc
This genomic stretch from Eucalyptus grandis isolate ANBG69807.140 chromosome 3, ASM1654582v1, whole genome shotgun sequence harbors:
- the LOC104431133 gene encoding 18S rRNA (guanine-N(7))-methyltransferase RID2: MASRPEIQAPPEIFYNDVEARKYTSSSRIIEIQAKLSERALELLALPDDGVPRLLLDIGCGSGLSGETLSENGHNWIGLDISPSMLDIALEREAEGDLLLGDMGQGLGLRPGVIDGAISISAVQWLCNADKSSHEPRLRLKAFFGSLYRCLARGARAVFQVYPESIAQRELILSSAMRAGFAGGVVVDYPHSSKSRKEYLVLSCGPPSVSSAVPSGKGEDGESASDDSSGDEDNQTVSISDRHRPKKKQKLNKRGKGREWVLRKKDQMRRKGNAVPPDSKYTARKRKSRF